The window TGACATTACGTGCTCGGAAAGCCTCTTATCCAGCAACTCGTCAGGCTTATCAAGTAATATGAAAACCAAATCAAATCGTGAGAGGAGTGCAGCACTCATTTTCAGATTCTCGTTCACAGTTTTCGCACGGCTGCAATTAGACTACAAACTTGAAAACAGTTGAAACtaatgtttaaaataaattgtataGATGCGATAAATACCAGAGCATCTGAGTCAGAGTATGCATACAGAAAGCCTGTAGCTAATCCTTTGTTCCTTTTCCCatttggaaaaagaaaagggaaaTTTTTGGAGATAATGAATGCTAGGCAATAAAAGGGAAAAAGACGCAGTAAACCATAGTTTGGATCTAAATTAGTGGCAATACTTGTAATGACCCCCAACAGGGTTTGCAGCCGCTAAAACAGATGTTCTTGCTGATAAACTTGCCACAAGTCCTGCCTTTGCAACAGACACACACTGCTGTTCCATAGCTTCCAATAGTGCCTAAAGACATTACATGAAAACAAAGTTTCATTTGGATAACGAAGTCCTGTCCCTGGAATGAGTCACGAGTTGACAAACCTGGTGGTCAGCTGACATTTTGTCGAACTCATCAATACAGCATAATCCACTGTCAGCGAGTACCATGGCACCTGTAAAAGAACATGATTGTTGATTTTAGCCATGTGTGTTTATTTTGTATACAAAGCCTATATAAGTATGATCTGATTGAATTTCTATATCTGAGGAacagataaaaataatatttagctCAGCTCAGGGATTCTTCTGGGTGAAGTGTTTAGTTGTCTAAATGTTATATAATTGAATATGTGGAAACTAATAATTCAATGTCAATGGTTTTTGGCCTGTTTGAAGGTCATTTGACATCAGGATATTCCGTTTATATGAGTACCAAGCATAGATGTTTTACTTTTCTAAGATATCCCTTCCCCCTACTCTTGGTCTTCACCTGACATTATTTCAAAGTTAACCGAGAACAAAGACCGAAATTGTCTCTTACTTGGAAAAGGAAATTTTTTGAAACAAcgtttattaaaatttgtacaTTCTCTGAGAGATAAAGGTTAAATAAGAGTTGCAAAACCTTATTCAACAAAATATCAGTAAGTTTATGCTCTCTATAAATTTGCATGAAAGTATTATTTATATGAAGAAAAATTTCATATCTTTATGGAATAGTGCTCGTGTCTATGAGTATATGAGAGGATAAATACAAGGATCTGCACTGTAAATTAACATCTGGAagagtagaatttgaaatcaaacaACCACTAACTATTTAGTTTGAAACAGAGAtagagaaagaagaaagaaggaaTGGACATCAAACCAAAATTGTATTAATCTTCAGCAATTAAGATGCTAGTTATAATTTCCAAATAAAACTTGACACTCCCAAAACAGTCAACTTGGTTATAGTAGTGGCAGAAGACAATGTACCAGCCTCAAAAGCGTAGTCACTTGTCATAGGATCTTTTACCACTGTAACAGTAAGGCCAGCATTTGTTGTGGCATTACCACAAACATAGATGCCACGTGGAGAAACCGAAGCTGCTGCTTGAAGAAGTTGACTTTTACCAAGTCCAGGATCACCTAATTAAATggatgaataataattataattataaatatcaaaatttcaagagTTTAAAGACACCCATCAACTGTAGGTGAATTTTGGAAACAGAAAAAACTAAAAGGGCTGGCAAAGTTGGTTCCAAGTTAATGCAAGAAAAAAAAGAACATAAATTACGTACCAACAATAATTATATGGATATCTCCTCTGACAGGTACCTTATTCTGATCCATAGAATGCTTTCGAACACCACCAAACAGGGACAATGTAATTCCGGCTTTAGCaaacaaagaaaagaagaaaaatagcACATTCACCATTTTCTGACATCCAAACTTTTGTTTTAAATTCAACAAACCAGTTATACTATTCAAATGCATAAACAACAATAGAACCTCTGAAGTCTGCTTGTAAAACAGATGCTCATGTGATGAGCGAAACTGAATATCTCTTGGTAAAgaatgattgtaataaataGTATATTTATTAAGTACCGGAGAATGGCACCATAATATTCCATCACAAATTACAGGTTAAGATGGGTTagattttattctattttttcaCTGGAATGGCAGTGTGGCATTTTAGGTCAAAAATAAGACAAGGTTTACAGATTTCTAGCTATTGCCTGGTAATAAATCGGAAACCTCGGTTACGTATTCATAGAGATGAACCATTCTTGGATTGTGTATAATTGTCATATTTAGAAAAAGTAATATGGTGTGTTGAAGGAGCTATATCTGATACGTCACCAGAATCATGGTTTTGATTGAACAATGCCAATATTATACCTACAATCTAAATGCTTATTCTTGGATAAAGTTGGATAACATTCTTAAAATTAAAGGGTATAGCGACACAATGGTTCTTAATCTCATTATTCATGGTTATAGATTAATTGAAAGAAAGTCAATCAGAATAATTTTCATATACCTTTAACAAGCTCATGCCCATAAATGGATGGACAAATTGATTGCAGAATTTGACGAAAGACATCAGAGCCATGCTCCTCGGAGAACTTTACAATGAATTCTAGATCTCTGGGAGAAAATGAATATAAATCAAAACGCTCTATATTCTTGGCATTGGCGTTTTGCACATCCTCAGTCAAGGATTGTGACTTTGAGTTTGTTATTGAAACAACTTCAACGTATAAATAATAAAGTGCTTGATTTTTGCCTTTTGACTTTCCTGCCACAGAAGAAATCAAAGCAGTTCTGTTCAGTACATGTTTAGGAATCATGTAAATAATGGAAATATTATGTTGAATTTCAGGAATTGCAATGGAAATATTTTTGTCAGATAGACCTAATTTTTATATCTGACAAAAAAACCTGTTGTTTGGGGAACACGATATAAATACAAGAAGATACATCAACAGGACAAAAGTTGAGGAGACGGTGTAAGTTTGACTTTCATCTTAAAAATCCTTCCAAGTCCTCATTAGATGGCGCATAAGACTGGGAGAATATTGTGGATGTTGCAGCAGATAGTTTCACATACCTCCTCCAATATCCATATAACTATTGATCACTCGTATTATGCCAATGACAGTCACAACATCACCAGGAACGCATGCATCCACAAGATCTTCAGTCAGCTCACATTCAACAGTCCGGGGAACACGCCCTTCTTCATGATGTTCGGATTTCAGCAGCTCCTGAATCCTATAAATCACATTACGTTACATTAGGAAAGAATCAGACAGATAGTATGGCAGTTGATGAAATGTCCGCAGACACACCTGATCTTTTGGAAATCAATTGACCGAGCACTAGATCTGATTGGATCAAAATATCGACTCCTGCAAGCTTGCATTTCACATTTTGATGGTGGAGAAAATTTCCCCTCAGGAAAGCCACATGTAATAGAAGTCCCGCATTTAGCACAGGAAAAACTCATTTGCATCACCATAGGGCGGACTGTACTAACTTTTATCACTGTTCCACGTACTGATACAAGCCTATCTATTTCATCATTCAATTAAGGAACTACAATTATTTACCCTGTAAAGCAATTTTCATCACAAATAACTCCTATATATTAAAAACAATAGTTGAAAAGATTCACGGCATTACCAATATAGGCGGCCTTCAGATTCTTTAGAGCAATCATGGATTCCGGGTAGTTGTGCAGACGGATATTAACCTTTGCATGATTTTCACTGAGATCTTCTCTTATGAAAAGGACCTGCTCGAATTTTGACAGCATGTAAAAATCATTTCCAAGCACAACATGCATTGGCTTCTTAAAATACACAAACACTATTCTTTCTATGTACCTTGTGCACTGCAGCACTCATGCACAGCAGAGCATCTTTAGATTTTTCCTCTAATGCTACGAAAAATGCCTCAACTGCACATACTTTCCGGAACTGCTGGAAGTCCAAAGGTAAGTAGAAGAATTGACCATCCTCTTTTACCTATCCATCAAGTTATAAAGTTACACAAAATAAGCCTTTCTTGTACGATTATATGATGATACTTTGCATATGGATATCAGTATAGGATAAGTAGATTCGATCAAACATTAATCATGCTATAAAACTACCCTGCTTTCAAAATTCTTATGCCAATGAAGAAGCTGTCTTCAGATTTTGTATTTATCTCGGGAATGCGAACCGAGAACAATGTCATTTGAAACCAAACTTCCattgcatttttatttttcaatgagaCCATTACCTAAATCGaggaaaaaagagtgatcaCATCTTATGCTTCTGCATTTCTTAAAATGCAAGGTCCAAACGCAGCACTACGAGAATACACGTACCTGAGAAATAAATTGTTGACCTGAAGGAGAGGAGAAGAAGTGAAATAGATCGGATGTTATGCAGTGTCTGAGCTCTGAATCTTTAGGATTGATGTGGGGAAAATACAATGCCAGGACGCTCCAGCAATCATTGACCGACCTCGATTGGAGTTTCGATTTAGCAATCATTGCCGCCGAGTTGCCATACATCGAGGTTGAAAACGGTGGGGCACGGTGCCAATGCACCGGTCGATTGAAATTTCTCTACTCTGAACGGCGGGAAAAAGAATATCTGCTAATTTTTGCTTTCGATGCCCACTAATTTGGAGCCAAATTAGGACTAGTCTAGAGCCGACCCGTGGACTGTTCATTTCGGGTTGGATGGTTAGCACTATGGTATAAACTAACCAATGGAGTTgcgtataaaaaaaattaagaatttaaataaatatctatGAGTTTCAGCTAGTTGGATTCAAATAtcgaaaatttaaatatttttttgtatgaaTCAAAGCTAAAGTTCGAGTTCGAATCCAAATATTCGAACATATTCACTAGCtacttgaaaataaatattcgaaatatatttatttaatatatatttatattaataaaatattaaatatcgtGAATGACTCacgatatttatattatttgaaaagtttGAACATGTTCGTATTCACTTgccaaattataataatttatctaaattaatttaatactaAAATAGCATCACTTTTTACATGAATATTTTTACATCTGTGACCatcaaattaaacaaatatatttcTTAACATCTATGCTATTTTATACAATATTgttaagtttgagacacttagagtaactaatttttggtgtcatggtctgttttaataattatatatattaataaaatattaaaattttaatgcaaatcAGATGAAGCTCAGTGGATAGAGTCTTTgtttcttaattaataattatcaaGTTGCAGGTTCAATTCTTGCTTAtgtcttttttttcctttctatttatttttttaattcatatattaaaatgtagtcactcactatttcttataattacattttggtcttcatttaaatataaacaacatgaatttttgaaaatattatatatgtatacaaCGTATGTGTCAGTGTACTAGTAAATATTTAATCTACATAAGTGAGAGAACGagtaaaaaaaacttttatctGCACCTGTTTTAGCatcctatttt of the Primulina huaijiensis isolate GDHJ02 chromosome 1, ASM1229523v2, whole genome shotgun sequence genome contains:
- the LOC140986207 gene encoding probable DNA helicase MCM8, whose amino-acid sequence is MYGNSAAMIAKSKLQSRSVNDCWSVLALYFPHINPKDSELRHCITSDLFHFFSSPSGQQFISQVKEDGQFFYLPLDFQQFRKVCAVEAFFVALEEKSKDALLCMSAAVHKVLFIREDLSENHAKVNIRLHNYPESMIALKNLKAAYIDRLVSVRGTVIKVSTVRPMVMQMSFSCAKCGTSITCGFPEGKFSPPSKCEMQACRSRYFDPIRSSARSIDFQKIRIQELLKSEHHEEGRVPRTVECELTEDLVDACVPGDVVTVIGIIRVINSYMDIGGGKSKGKNQALYYLYVEVVSITNSKSQSLTEDVQNANAKNIERFDLYSFSPRDLEFIVKFSEEHGSDVFRQILQSICPSIYGHELVKAGITLSLFGGVRKHSMDQNKVPVRGDIHIIIVGDPGLGKSQLLQAAASVSPRGIYVCGNATTNAGLTVTVVKDPMTSDYAFEAGAMVLADSGLCCIDEFDKMSADHQALLEAMEQQCVSVAKAGLVASLSARTSVLAAANPVGGHYNRAKTVNENLKMSAALLSRFDLVFILLDKPDELLDKRLSEHVMSLHAGNGHDSPSGKRLCREPRDIRGVDMTLKSGSLIMRLRLDPKKESDFVPLPSPLLRKYIAYARTFVFPRMTKPAADILQKFYLQLRDHNTSLDSTPITARQLESLVRLAEARARVDLREEISAQDALDVVEIMKDSLYDKYVDENGFVDFGRSGGMSQQKEAKRFLSALNKQSEMQQKDCFSIAEIYSLADRIGLRVADIDTFVDNLNNVGYLLKKGSKTYQVLSSSYSRSQSSSRLR